One window from the genome of Streptomyces sp. NBC_01476 encodes:
- a CDS encoding helix-turn-helix domain-containing protein, with protein sequence MTDDEDFSGVLAAVGPRLRSLRQARGITLADLSETTGISLSTLSRLESGLRKPTLELMLPLARAYRVQLDELVGAPPTGDPRIHPRPFTRHGQTFIPLTRHLGGMRAYKQIMPPAKDPGARPEQATHEGYEWLYVLSGRLRLALGEHDLVLTAGEVVEFDTRTPHGFANPGPQAVEFLSLFGTQGERMHVRARPAGA encoded by the coding sequence GTGACCGATGACGAGGACTTCTCCGGCGTGCTGGCGGCCGTGGGTCCGCGGCTGCGCTCCCTGCGGCAGGCGCGGGGCATCACCCTCGCCGATCTCAGCGAGACCACCGGGATCTCGCTGAGCACCCTGTCCCGGCTGGAGTCCGGCCTGCGCAAGCCCACCCTGGAGCTGATGCTGCCGCTGGCCAGGGCGTACCGGGTGCAGCTCGACGAACTCGTCGGCGCGCCCCCGACCGGCGATCCGCGGATCCACCCGCGCCCGTTCACCCGGCACGGCCAGACCTTCATTCCGCTCACCCGGCACCTGGGCGGCATGCGCGCGTACAAACAGATCATGCCGCCCGCCAAGGACCCCGGCGCGCGCCCGGAACAGGCCACCCACGAGGGCTACGAGTGGCTCTACGTCCTGTCCGGCCGGCTCCGGCTGGCGCTCGGTGAGCACGATCTGGTGCTCACCGCGGGCGAGGTCGTGGAGTTCGACACCCGCACCCCGCACGGCTTCGCCAACCCCGGTCCGCAGGCGGTGGAGTTCCTCAGCCTCTTCGGGACCCAGGGCGAGCGCATGCACGTCAGGGCCCGCCCGGCCGGGGCGTGA